One window from the genome of Halomicrobium zhouii encodes:
- a CDS encoding cob(I)yrinic acid a,c-diamide adenosyltransferase → MPIYTGRGDEGQTDLRTMDRVSKDSRRIEAYGTVDEVNALVGSVRPTGYDDVDDQLREIQNHLHVVQADFANPDPDEDDPQVAEDHVDDLETYIDAADDELEPLTSFILPGGSDSGAKLHHARAVCRRAERRAVSLAAEESINETAVAYLNRLSDALFTLARLVNQRDDVPEENPEY, encoded by the coding sequence ATGCCTATCTACACCGGTCGCGGCGACGAGGGCCAGACCGACCTCCGGACGATGGACCGGGTGTCGAAGGACAGCCGTCGCATCGAGGCCTACGGCACCGTCGACGAGGTCAACGCGCTCGTCGGGTCGGTCAGGCCCACGGGCTACGACGACGTCGACGACCAGTTGCGCGAGATCCAGAACCACCTCCACGTGGTCCAGGCGGACTTCGCCAACCCCGACCCCGACGAGGACGACCCGCAGGTCGCGGAGGACCACGTCGACGACCTGGAGACGTACATCGACGCCGCAGACGACGAACTCGAACCGCTCACGTCCTTCATCCTGCCCGGGGGGTCCGACTCCGGTGCAAAACTTCACCACGCACGCGCTGTCTGTCGCCGTGCCGAACGACGCGCCGTCTCGCTCGCGGCCGAGGAGTCGATCAACGAGACTGCCGTCGCCTACCTGAACCGCCTCTCTGACGCGCTGTTCACGCTCGCCCGCCTCGTCAACCAGCGCGACGACGTCCCCGAAGAGAACCCCGAGTACTGA
- a CDS encoding adenylyltransferase/cytidyltransferase family protein, translating into MVTSRVVAQGTFDILHPGHLHYLRDAAAMGDELHVIIARSTNVTHKAPPIVPDEQRREMVAALDPVDHARLGHPDDIFVPIEEIEPDVVALGYDQHHDDEAIAAALADRGIDAEVRRASGRETNDEYLLSTGRIIDRILQERGSD; encoded by the coding sequence GTGGTGACTTCCCGCGTCGTCGCCCAGGGAACGTTCGACATCCTCCATCCGGGGCACCTGCACTACCTGCGGGACGCGGCGGCGATGGGAGACGAACTCCACGTCATCATCGCCCGGTCCACCAACGTCACCCACAAGGCGCCGCCCATCGTCCCCGACGAACAGCGCCGGGAGATGGTCGCCGCGCTGGACCCGGTCGACCACGCTCGCCTGGGCCACCCGGACGACATCTTCGTCCCGATCGAGGAGATCGAACCCGACGTCGTCGCGCTGGGATACGACCAGCACCACGACGACGAGGCGATCGCGGCCGCCCTCGCCGACCGGGGTATCGACGCCGAAGTACGCCGGGCGTCTGGCCGGGAGACGAACGACGAGTACCTGCTCTCGACGGGACGCATCATCGACCGGATTCTCCAGGAACGGGGCTCGGACTAG
- a CDS encoding Mov34/MPN/PAD-1 family protein — MPLFRSGGILGIAESALEFALAASEESHPNEYMGMLRGEDASKLGLDEDGTVLTDVLVIPGTESNPVSATVKTNMVPNDLRAAGSVHSHPNGVLRPSDADLATFGKGKVHIIVGAPYGWDDWQAFDRDGEPIDLRVLDVDPPEEAFFDFDQADIDAELREDEW; from the coding sequence ATGCCGCTGTTTCGCTCGGGTGGAATCCTCGGCATCGCCGAGTCGGCCCTCGAGTTCGCGCTGGCAGCCTCGGAGGAGAGTCACCCGAACGAGTACATGGGGATGCTTCGCGGCGAGGACGCGAGCAAACTCGGGCTGGACGAGGACGGCACCGTCCTCACCGACGTCCTCGTCATCCCCGGGACCGAATCGAATCCCGTCAGCGCGACGGTCAAGACGAACATGGTCCCCAACGATCTGCGCGCCGCGGGGTCGGTCCACTCCCACCCCAACGGCGTCCTGCGGCCGAGCGACGCCGACCTGGCGACGTTCGGCAAGGGGAAGGTCCACATCATCGTCGGCGCGCCCTACGGCTGGGACGACTGGCAGGCGTTCGACCGCGACGGCGAACCGATCGACCTGCGGGTCCTCGACGTCGACCCGCCGGAGGAGGCCTTCTTCGACTTCGACCAGGCGGACATCGACGCCGAACTGCGGGAGGACGAGTGGTGA
- a CDS encoding HalOD1 output domain-containing protein: MSQPTDDRQPEGSVCGGEMYETEVGDRDPSEAVVDVVSAIRDVEPADLDPLYRTVDPDALDSLCTNEDLGAQPTIRFDYEGLVVTVSASNTITVVEP, from the coding sequence ATGAGTCAGCCGACAGACGACAGGCAACCCGAGGGGTCGGTCTGTGGTGGGGAGATGTACGAAACCGAAGTCGGAGACCGGGACCCCAGCGAGGCCGTCGTCGACGTCGTCTCGGCGATTCGCGACGTCGAGCCCGCCGACCTCGACCCGCTGTACCGGACCGTCGACCCGGACGCGCTCGATTCGCTGTGTACGAACGAAGATCTCGGTGCGCAGCCGACGATCCGGTTCGACTACGAGGGGCTGGTCGTCACCGTGAGCGCGTCGAACACGATCACCGTCGTCGAACCGTGA
- a CDS encoding phospholipase D-like domain-containing protein, with translation MRRLLVALVLVSCLPATAMGVGALAVPGATPVGSQPVIVELYPNPIADEDAGEYAVVSLPSDVDPADYVFTDGEVTVSLANASAGARVAVANDRRAANLTDHSLLVDSSLSLANGGEEVWIERNGTDTNATVVHERRYRDAPEGEVATWNDSRIRWRQIGATDRPVVRGGPGRVRAFVLPDSPGVPVETLRDADRRILLAGYTLVSDRVVDALTRAHERGVTVRVLLEGEPVGGRMRREADLLDRLAAAGVDVRLVGGEHARYDYHHAKYAVVDDRAVVMTENWKPAGTGGNSSRGWGVVTDQPRVVDGLEATFRADAGWRDAKPWDEFRRGRQFERGERSVGEYPTRFESTRVGVDRADLLVAPDNAQDRLVRTIDSADDSVDVVQVTLGDWDSPLVVALRRAARCGVDVRLLLGNAWYNREDNQALADRFDEWASDRDVSLTAKLAEPGNRYEKIHAKGAVIDDDRVVLGSLNWNEQAATSNREVILLLYGDEAADYYGEVFDADWNGGKPGLPVGLIGAVVGCLIVAGLVVRRLEFEG, from the coding sequence ATGCGAAGACTGCTGGTCGCCCTCGTCCTCGTTAGCTGTCTCCCAGCGACGGCGATGGGCGTCGGTGCGTTGGCCGTCCCAGGCGCGACACCGGTCGGGTCTCAACCCGTCATCGTCGAACTGTACCCGAATCCCATCGCCGACGAGGACGCTGGCGAGTACGCTGTCGTCTCGCTGCCTTCCGACGTCGACCCCGCCGACTACGTCTTCACCGACGGCGAAGTGACGGTATCGCTGGCCAACGCGTCGGCCGGCGCGCGCGTCGCCGTCGCCAACGATCGACGCGCTGCGAACCTGACCGACCACTCGCTACTCGTCGATTCGTCGCTCTCGCTGGCGAACGGTGGTGAGGAGGTCTGGATCGAACGGAACGGTACCGACACGAACGCCACCGTCGTGCACGAACGCCGCTACCGCGACGCGCCCGAGGGCGAGGTTGCCACCTGGAACGACTCTCGGATCCGCTGGCGCCAGATCGGTGCGACAGACAGGCCCGTGGTTCGCGGTGGCCCAGGTCGGGTCCGCGCGTTCGTCCTCCCCGACTCCCCCGGCGTCCCGGTCGAGACGCTCCGTGACGCCGACCGGCGGATACTCCTGGCCGGATACACGCTCGTCTCCGACAGGGTCGTCGACGCGCTGACGCGCGCACACGAACGTGGCGTCACCGTCCGCGTCCTGCTGGAGGGCGAGCCGGTCGGCGGGCGGATGCGACGGGAGGCCGACCTCCTCGACCGCCTCGCCGCCGCGGGCGTCGACGTCCGACTCGTCGGCGGCGAGCACGCCCGTTACGACTACCACCACGCGAAGTACGCCGTCGTCGACGACCGCGCGGTCGTGATGACCGAAAACTGGAAGCCGGCGGGCACGGGCGGGAACAGTAGCCGCGGCTGGGGCGTCGTGACCGACCAGCCCCGCGTCGTCGACGGGCTGGAAGCGACCTTTCGCGCGGACGCGGGCTGGCGCGACGCCAAGCCCTGGGACGAGTTCCGGCGCGGACGCCAGTTCGAGCGCGGTGAACGCTCCGTCGGTGAGTATCCGACGCGGTTCGAATCTACCAGGGTCGGCGTCGACCGGGCCGACCTGCTGGTCGCGCCCGACAACGCACAGGACAGACTCGTCCGGACCATCGACTCGGCCGACGATTCCGTTGACGTCGTCCAGGTCACCCTCGGCGACTGGGACTCCCCGCTCGTCGTGGCCCTCAGGCGGGCCGCCCGCTGCGGCGTCGACGTCCGCCTCTTGCTCGGCAACGCCTGGTACAACCGCGAGGACAACCAGGCGCTGGCCGACCGCTTCGACGAGTGGGCGAGCGACCGGGACGTCTCACTCACGGCGAAGCTCGCGGAACCGGGGAATCGCTACGAGAAGATCCACGCGAAGGGCGCCGTCATCGACGACGACCGGGTCGTTCTGGGGAGTCTGAACTGGAACGAACAGGCGGCGACCAGCAATCGGGAGGTAATCCTGCTCCTCTACGGTGACGAGGCGGCCGACTACTACGGGGAGGTGTTCGACGCGGACTGGAACGGTGGGAAGCCGGGATTGCCGGTCGGTCTGATCGGAGCCGTCGTGGGGTGCCTGATCGTGGCCGGTCTGGTCGTTCGGCGTCTGGAGTTCGAGGGATGA
- a CDS encoding DHH family phosphoesterase → MSPPTGTGNGAEASEAEAVVYELADSCTLDDVEEGELYLGTVNGVMEYGVFVDLSGPVSGLVHASNLRSDPEVGDEIVVELGEVREDGDVSFDEVEIVEYETQYRAHGDEADVADLEGMTGETVVVTGEVLQINQTGGPTIFQVRDGSGIVPCAAFEEAGVRAYPDVELGEIVRLAGHVEERNGGIQLEANEITVVDETTAADVREELDAALDEAAEPEEIEPLVEWEAFDKLWDDLRDVARRLRRTVLEGRPIRLRHHADGDGLCASVPLQLALERFIAEHYQDDEAPRHMLKRLPSKAPFYELEDVTRDLNFALENRERHGQKLPMLCMLDNGSTEEDTPAYRNLRHYDIPILVVDHHHPDPEAVEPLIDEHVNPYLHDEDYRITTGMMCVELARMIDPSLTDDLRHVPAVAGVSDRSEGEAMPDYVDLAKEEGYEEQDLKDVGEALDYATHWLRYSDGRELINDVLNVDCDDRDRHEEIVEFLATRAERDVEEQLDAATSHVEHETLDSGAHLYRLDVENHAYRFTYPAPGKTTGKIHDQKVEETGDPVITIGYGPDFAVLRSDGVRLDIPEYVTELTDEIAGGGVSGGGHLVVGSIKFVEGMREEVIDALVEKMADAEIDEDLQHSGALSDD, encoded by the coding sequence ATGTCTCCGCCCACTGGCACCGGAAACGGTGCAGAGGCTTCCGAGGCGGAAGCCGTCGTCTACGAACTCGCCGATAGCTGTACCCTCGACGACGTCGAGGAGGGTGAACTGTATCTCGGAACCGTCAACGGCGTCATGGAGTACGGCGTCTTCGTCGACCTCTCCGGGCCGGTCTCCGGACTCGTCCACGCGTCGAACCTCCGCTCTGACCCCGAAGTCGGCGACGAGATCGTCGTCGAACTCGGTGAGGTCCGCGAGGACGGCGACGTCAGCTTCGACGAAGTCGAAATCGTCGAGTACGAGACTCAGTACCGCGCCCACGGTGACGAGGCGGACGTCGCCGACCTGGAGGGGATGACCGGCGAAACCGTAGTCGTCACCGGCGAAGTGCTCCAGATCAACCAGACCGGCGGGCCGACCATCTTCCAGGTACGCGACGGCTCCGGCATCGTGCCGTGTGCCGCCTTCGAGGAAGCCGGCGTCCGCGCCTACCCCGACGTCGAACTCGGCGAAATCGTCCGACTCGCCGGCCACGTCGAGGAGCGCAACGGCGGCATCCAGCTGGAGGCCAACGAGATTACCGTCGTCGACGAGACAACCGCGGCCGACGTACGAGAGGAACTCGACGCCGCCCTCGACGAGGCCGCCGAGCCCGAGGAGATCGAACCCCTCGTCGAGTGGGAGGCCTTCGACAAGCTCTGGGACGACCTCCGCGACGTCGCCCGGCGACTCCGCCGCACAGTGCTGGAAGGTCGGCCCATCCGCCTGCGCCACCACGCCGACGGCGACGGCCTCTGTGCCAGCGTCCCGCTCCAGCTCGCCCTCGAACGGTTCATCGCCGAACACTACCAGGACGACGAGGCGCCCCGCCACATGCTCAAGCGCCTGCCCAGCAAGGCACCGTTCTACGAACTCGAGGACGTCACGCGCGACCTCAACTTCGCCCTCGAGAACCGCGAGCGCCACGGCCAGAAGCTCCCGATGCTGTGCATGCTCGACAACGGGAGCACCGAGGAGGACACGCCCGCCTACCGCAACCTCCGCCACTACGACATCCCCATCCTCGTGGTCGACCACCACCACCCAGACCCCGAGGCCGTCGAGCCGCTCATCGACGAACACGTCAACCCCTACCTCCACGACGAGGACTACCGCATCACGACGGGGATGATGTGCGTCGAGCTCGCCCGGATGATCGACCCGTCGCTGACCGACGACCTCCGCCACGTCCCCGCCGTTGCCGGTGTCTCCGACCGCTCCGAGGGCGAGGCGATGCCCGACTACGTCGACCTGGCCAAGGAGGAGGGGTACGAGGAGCAGGACCTCAAGGACGTCGGCGAGGCGCTGGACTACGCCACCCACTGGCTGCGCTACAGCGACGGCCGCGAACTCATTAACGACGTGCTCAACGTCGACTGCGACGACCGCGACCGCCACGAGGAGATCGTCGAGTTCCTGGCGACCCGCGCCGAGCGCGACGTCGAGGAGCAACTCGACGCCGCCACGAGCCACGTCGAACACGAGACCCTCGACAGCGGGGCCCACCTCTACCGCCTCGACGTCGAGAACCACGCCTACCGCTTTACCTACCCCGCGCCCGGGAAGACGACCGGCAAGATCCACGACCAGAAGGTCGAAGAGACCGGCGACCCCGTCATCACCATTGGGTACGGCCCCGACTTCGCCGTCCTCCGCTCTGACGGCGTCCGCCTCGACATCCCCGAGTACGTCACCGAACTCACCGACGAAATCGCCGGCGGCGGCGTCTCCGGCGGCGGCCACCTCGTCGTCGGCTCCATCAAGTTCGTCGAGGGCATGCGCGAGGAGGTCATCGACGCGCTCGTCGAGAAGATGGCCGACGCCGAAATCGACGAGGACCTGCAGCACTCCGGCGCTCTCTCGGACGACTAG
- a CDS encoding asparagine synthase-related protein, whose protein sequence is MVGLCGVLGTDSELPDEMTEWVTWRDDERTDSYADEDVELVVSCHPRLAGDQPVFATGEDTLVWVWGDVYGHGSGEDYTPRPQDVGTSASFCAHLYGEHGIEMVEALNGDFALVVYDRTADVVSFVTDRVGTRPIYYARPDEDTFVFASNLQALPHHPDVDVAFQEPYLQEYLALRRVFGVETPLSGVRELQPASVTSIDLDDLTMNEASYWRPHYEPVNRSASWFVDRLTETLRTIFEEWTRDDLDYGLLLSGGSDSRLVEACIDQPVTAFHVTDWNNRETRVARHVAETAGDDFHPLYRDDVHEARSLGTTPPLSNFSGWFDQAYCAEFEEEIREEVDVLVSGLFADMLFGGGPIQTRSYSLGPVGKLSVPIGRRVDDVADYVATKTGDRGEIPYFTPDLSLSDVVADGIRPTADGGVVSHGVRYESLRDLVMYGDYYPLSADTEAIFSRSLTQIRPYRTPFLDNRLLDLQQQVPVKYMLRRDLVGAGLRTVDPALADIPHAGTGVPPSTSFPVAYVRKNLNGLYRKHVCDEPVPAPHLDHRPWPDRRELLRAFPFAIDAIRENEDLIRSLPFLDYDGVRETFQSHQVSEDNHTTLYSLLTLLEMPLTDHLAPSGDDDDAPVVPETPTAGTRSDEVGTRPL, encoded by the coding sequence ATGGTGGGACTCTGTGGGGTACTCGGGACGGATAGTGAACTCCCCGACGAAATGACCGAGTGGGTGACCTGGCGCGACGACGAGCGAACGGATTCGTACGCCGACGAGGACGTCGAACTGGTGGTGTCCTGTCACCCGCGGCTCGCGGGCGACCAGCCCGTCTTCGCGACGGGAGAGGACACACTCGTGTGGGTCTGGGGGGACGTCTACGGCCACGGGAGCGGTGAGGACTACACCCCGCGACCACAGGACGTGGGCACGAGTGCGAGCTTCTGTGCCCACCTGTACGGGGAACACGGCATCGAGATGGTCGAAGCGCTCAACGGCGACTTCGCGCTCGTCGTCTACGACCGGACCGCAGACGTCGTCTCCTTCGTCACCGACCGGGTTGGGACGCGACCCATATACTACGCGCGCCCGGACGAGGATACGTTCGTCTTCGCCTCGAACCTGCAGGCGCTGCCGCATCACCCCGACGTCGACGTGGCGTTTCAGGAGCCGTACTTGCAGGAGTACCTGGCGCTCCGGCGCGTGTTCGGCGTGGAGACGCCGCTTTCGGGCGTTCGAGAGCTCCAGCCGGCGTCGGTCACGTCGATCGACCTCGACGACCTGACGATGAACGAGGCATCCTACTGGCGGCCCCACTACGAGCCGGTGAACAGGTCCGCCTCGTGGTTCGTCGACCGTCTCACCGAGACGCTCCGGACCATCTTCGAGGAGTGGACGCGCGACGACCTCGACTACGGCCTGCTGTTGAGCGGCGGCAGTGACTCCCGCCTCGTCGAGGCCTGCATCGACCAGCCCGTCACCGCGTTCCACGTCACCGACTGGAACAACAGGGAGACCAGGGTCGCGAGGCACGTCGCCGAGACGGCGGGCGACGACTTCCACCCGCTCTACCGGGACGACGTCCACGAGGCCAGGTCCCTCGGAACCACGCCACCGCTCTCGAACTTCAGCGGCTGGTTCGACCAGGCCTACTGTGCGGAGTTCGAGGAAGAGATCCGCGAGGAGGTCGACGTCCTCGTCTCGGGGCTGTTCGCGGACATGCTGTTCGGTGGCGGTCCCATCCAGACCAGGAGTTACTCGCTCGGGCCCGTGGGCAAACTCTCGGTCCCGATCGGTCGACGAGTCGACGACGTGGCGGACTACGTCGCGACCAAGACCGGTGACCGCGGTGAGATACCCTACTTCACGCCGGACCTGTCGCTTTCCGACGTCGTCGCCGACGGTATCCGGCCGACGGCCGACGGCGGCGTCGTCAGCCACGGGGTTCGCTACGAGTCACTGCGTGACCTGGTGATGTACGGCGACTACTACCCGCTGAGCGCCGACACCGAGGCCATCTTCTCGCGAAGCCTCACGCAGATTCGACCCTACCGGACGCCGTTCCTGGACAACCGACTGCTCGACCTCCAGCAACAGGTCCCGGTGAAGTACATGTTGCGACGCGACCTGGTCGGCGCGGGACTCCGGACGGTCGACCCGGCCCTCGCCGACATCCCCCACGCGGGGACCGGCGTCCCGCCGTCGACGTCGTTCCCGGTCGCGTACGTCCGGAAGAACCTGAACGGGCTCTACCGGAAACACGTCTGCGACGAACCCGTCCCGGCCCCCCATCTCGACCACAGGCCGTGGCCGGACCGCCGCGAGTTGCTCCGGGCGTTCCCCTTCGCCATCGACGCCATCCGCGAGAACGAGGACCTCATCCGCAGCCTCCCGTTCCTCGACTACGACGGCGTCCGGGAGACGTTCCAGTCTCACCAGGTGAGCGAGGACAACCATACGACCCTGTACTCGCTGCTGACGCTGCTGGAGATGCCCCTCACCGACCACCTCGCCCCGTCTGGCGACGACGACGACGCGCCGGTCGTTCCGGAGACGCCGACGGCCGGGACGAGGAGCGACGAGGTCGGCACGCGACCGCTCTGA
- a CDS encoding HEAT repeat domain-containing protein, with amino-acid sequence MSNGDDAEDADGDESAAAEGPVVTFEQRLDDTAADLEAAETEADLDDVEAELDGIESDLEAADLPEPDEDEEDAEDPREDLESRLSDLRDDLESQRGPYVEDVAAVVEDAEATVADSEWTADGEGQAIAAVEDFLETVDEYVTVAVSAGNTTDDAATALEAVAGTIADSGLDPDDDSEEIAALLEAAETLEDDLEAAETWQDLTVQEQLAAQGFYDVLTNENRKDFPPEWNAIKLYANDGEVEPILLALDKLGDSDFFEEYVFDQLLHMGKDAASAFDELHQRAQKRNKAPIEILGKIGDPRAAETLHDFIDGDGDASLQKIVLRALGEMGSEESTQPVANRLDADDPEIRSMAARALGLLGDTRAIQPLSNVLEDDDEDTVRASAAWALRQIGTERALEVAGEYTDDRAYLVQAEAEKAAGV; translated from the coding sequence ATGAGCAACGGGGACGACGCCGAAGACGCCGACGGCGACGAGTCGGCCGCCGCCGAAGGGCCCGTCGTGACGTTCGAGCAGCGGCTCGACGACACGGCGGCCGACCTCGAGGCAGCGGAGACCGAGGCGGACCTGGACGACGTCGAGGCGGAACTCGACGGCATCGAGTCCGACCTCGAAGCCGCCGACCTGCCCGAACCGGACGAGGACGAGGAGGATGCCGAGGACCCGCGGGAAGACCTCGAATCACGGCTCTCGGACCTCCGCGACGACCTGGAGTCCCAGCGCGGCCCGTACGTCGAGGACGTCGCGGCCGTCGTCGAGGACGCCGAGGCCACTGTCGCCGACAGCGAGTGGACGGCCGACGGCGAGGGCCAGGCCATCGCCGCCGTCGAAGACTTCCTCGAGACCGTCGACGAGTACGTCACCGTCGCGGTCTCGGCCGGGAACACCACCGACGACGCGGCCACCGCGCTGGAGGCCGTCGCCGGGACCATCGCGGACTCCGGACTCGACCCCGACGACGACAGCGAGGAGATCGCGGCCCTGCTGGAGGCCGCCGAGACGCTCGAAGACGACCTGGAGGCCGCCGAGACCTGGCAGGACCTGACCGTCCAGGAGCAACTCGCGGCCCAGGGGTTCTACGACGTCCTGACCAACGAGAACCGCAAGGACTTCCCGCCGGAGTGGAACGCCATCAAGCTCTACGCCAACGACGGCGAGGTCGAGCCCATCCTGCTGGCGCTGGACAAGCTCGGCGACTCCGACTTCTTCGAGGAGTACGTTTTCGACCAGCTGCTGCACATGGGGAAAGACGCCGCGTCCGCCTTCGACGAACTCCACCAGCGCGCCCAGAAGCGCAACAAGGCGCCCATCGAGATCCTCGGAAAGATCGGCGACCCCCGCGCCGCCGAGACGCTCCACGACTTCATCGACGGGGACGGCGACGCGTCGCTCCAGAAGATCGTCCTGCGCGCGCTGGGCGAGATGGGCAGCGAGGAGTCGACCCAGCCGGTCGCCAACCGCCTCGACGCCGACGACCCGGAGATTCGGTCGATGGCCGCCCGCGCGCTGGGACTGCTCGGCGACACGCGCGCCATCCAGCCCCTCTCGAACGTTCTGGAAGACGACGACGAGGACACCGTCCGCGCCTCCGCGGCGTGGGCGCTTCGCCAGATCGGCACCGAGCGCGCCCTCGAGGTCGCCGGCGAGTACACCGACGACCGCGCGTACCTCGTCCAGGCCGAGGCCGAGAAGGCCGCCGGCGTCTGA
- a CDS encoding TrmB family transcriptional regulator, with amino-acid sequence MTREGRKLQSTAVRNLHALGLSEYAARTLVALVRIDGGSAREVSDSSSVPRTRVYDAVEELADRGFVRVRETHPKEFTPVSPKRIRRAFYREYVYRQVVAELGLRAIGAPGEDSSDGGLVVATGTEAVARRFRSSIAGANDRLTYVSVGDAPSAGVLDAVDAANDRGVAVRIVVVGDAGPVDVDTAVPDATVLSVRDTATPPNDRSRFLVADDTVALLGTWVDGTTEVGLFSEGTGSDVVALLQQVVDTWLADAE; translated from the coding sequence ATGACACGTGAAGGCAGGAAACTGCAATCGACTGCGGTTCGGAATCTGCACGCGCTCGGGTTGAGTGAGTACGCCGCGAGGACGCTCGTGGCGCTCGTGCGAATCGACGGCGGGTCCGCCCGTGAGGTGAGCGACTCGTCGTCGGTTCCACGGACGCGCGTCTACGACGCAGTCGAAGAACTCGCCGACCGGGGCTTCGTCAGGGTGCGCGAGACCCATCCCAAGGAGTTCACGCCGGTCTCTCCAAAGCGGATTCGCCGCGCGTTCTACCGCGAGTACGTCTACAGGCAGGTCGTCGCGGAACTCGGTCTGCGGGCTATCGGCGCCCCGGGCGAGGACTCCAGCGATGGCGGCCTGGTCGTCGCGACCGGGACAGAGGCGGTGGCCCGGCGCTTCCGTTCCTCGATCGCCGGGGCGAACGACCGTCTCACGTACGTCTCGGTCGGCGACGCGCCGTCCGCGGGCGTCCTCGACGCCGTCGACGCGGCCAACGACCGGGGCGTCGCGGTGCGAATCGTCGTCGTCGGGGACGCCGGACCGGTGGACGTCGATACCGCCGTCCCGGACGCGACGGTCCTGTCGGTCCGTGACACGGCGACGCCACCGAACGACCGCAGTCGCTTCCTCGTCGCCGACGACACCGTCGCGCTGCTCGGCACCTGGGTCGACGGAACGACGGAGGTGGGGCTGTTCAGCGAGGGCACCGGTTCGGACGTCGTGGCGCTCCTCCAGCAGGTCGTCGACACCTGGCTGGCGGACGCCGAGTGA
- a CDS encoding carboxylate--amine ligase → MAGEDRDAVVVPASRYPHGYASVRSFGRTDVHTIVAVSDDNLPVTASRYCDEVVRVPPSHDVLAYRDALLGIAARPEVRTIIPHRPQGPYVLSKFYDAFDRHVDLVVPPLDTLKAVHDRKRLAEIATDAGVAVPETRLLEDAVDWDVDRIVKSRYNLLVDEYVDSFGPGESHIAKPTYHFRASEVLDTDGIRAEMQHEPIVQEYVDGTDEYVFGALYDHGDPLATFQHRQLREDSYTGGGGVYRETVDVPELAEAGRAILDELEWHGLACIEYIEDAETGEFSLVEINPRTWQSLACATRAGADFPYWYWLQATGRPERIYPEYEVGVGTHYLFGELEHLVSVARKRSSLVDRPSLSSTALGIARSWVETTGFDYLHLDDPLPVVRQALTASSGAVDRRIE, encoded by the coding sequence CGGCCTCGCGGTATCCGCACGGCTACGCGTCGGTCCGGTCGTTCGGTCGGACCGACGTCCACACTATCGTCGCCGTCTCGGACGACAACCTCCCGGTCACCGCGTCGCGCTACTGCGACGAAGTGGTCCGGGTGCCGCCGTCGCACGACGTCCTGGCCTACAGAGACGCACTGCTGGGCATCGCCGCCCGGCCGGAGGTGCGGACGATCATCCCGCACCGCCCGCAGGGCCCCTACGTCCTCTCGAAGTTCTACGACGCGTTCGACCGCCACGTCGACCTGGTCGTCCCGCCGCTCGACACGTTGAAAGCCGTCCACGACCGCAAACGACTCGCGGAAATCGCAACGGACGCCGGCGTCGCCGTCCCGGAGACGCGGCTCCTCGAGGACGCGGTCGACTGGGACGTCGACCGGATCGTCAAGTCCCGGTACAACCTGCTCGTCGACGAGTACGTGGACTCCTTCGGGCCAGGTGAGTCTCACATCGCCAAACCGACGTACCACTTCCGCGCCTCTGAGGTCCTCGATACGGACGGCATTCGCGCGGAGATGCAACACGAACCGATCGTCCAGGAGTACGTCGACGGCACCGACGAGTACGTCTTCGGGGCGCTGTACGACCACGGCGACCCGCTGGCGACGTTCCAGCACCGCCAGCTTCGCGAGGACTCCTACACCGGCGGCGGCGGGGTCTACCGCGAGACTGTGGACGTCCCGGAACTGGCCGAGGCCGGGCGCGCCATCCTGGACGAACTCGAGTGGCACGGGCTCGCCTGCATCGAGTACATCGAGGACGCGGAGACCGGTGAGTTCTCGCTCGTCGAAATCAACCCGCGGACGTGGCAGTCGCTCGCCTGCGCGACCCGGGCCGGCGCGGACTTCCCGTACTGGTACTGGCTGCAGGCGACCGGGCGGCCGGAACGGATCTACCCGGAGTACGAGGTCGGCGTCGGGACGCACTACCTCTTCGGCGAACTCGAACACCTCGTCAGCGTCGCGCGCAAGCGCTCCTCGCTCGTCGACCGGCCGTCGCTGTCCTCGACCGCGCTCGGCATCGCTCGCTCCTGGGTCGAGACGACGGGGTTCGACTACCTCCACCTCGACGACCCGTTGCCGGTCGTCAGGCAGGCCCTCACTGCGAGTTCCGGCGCGGTAGACCGTCGGATCGAGTAG